The following are from one region of the Centropristis striata isolate RG_2023a ecotype Rhode Island chromosome 19, C.striata_1.0, whole genome shotgun sequence genome:
- the rpl28 gene encoding 60S ribosomal protein L28 has product MSSHLQWMVIRNCSSFLIKRNGQTYSTEPNNLKSRNSFRFNGLVHKKTVGVQPAADGKGVVVVLKKRAGQHKPATSHEKITINKNSRATLNSLRHIIRKNNYRKDLRMAALRRASAILKSQKPVVVKKKRTRAAKTA; this is encoded by the exons ATGTCGTCCCATTTGCAGTGGATGGTCATCAGGAACTGCTCCAGCTTCCTCATCAAGAGGAACGGACAGACCTACAGTACT GAGCCAAACAACCTGAAGTCCAGGAACTCCTTCCGCTTCAATGGTTTGGTGCACAAGAAGACTGTAGGTGTGCAGCCAGCTGCCGATGGCAAGGGTGTGGTCGTCGTGCTGAAGAAGCGTGCAG GCCAGCACAAACCTGCCACCTCTCACGAGAAGATCACCATCAACAAGAACTCTCGCGCCACCCTCAACAGCCTGAGGCACATCATTCGCAAGAACAACTACAGGAAGGACCTGCGCATG GCTGCCCTGCGTCGTGCCAGTGCCATCCTGAAGAGCCAGAAGCCTGTTGTGGTCAAGAAGAAGCGCACCAGGGCTGCCAAGACAGCATAA
- the LOC131992813 gene encoding uncharacterized protein LOC131992813 — protein sequence MDEAEDLETLGEKLYNLILPKHKENAGKLTGMLLELPGPVLSQMLQDKAMLTAALEKALRALQLAQDPSKGTCKDEDDMSASSDSLGEQLFELVDVYNTGYSQKITGMLLEQHKDAVSNLLSDPKLLEEQVNFALKTLKEQNMEETDISDTSDADDTERLGEKIFSLVEEMDPLHANDITGMLLEMEPAALQQLISDHTMLEVAVQKAQAALDTQNQPLST from the exons ATGGATGAAGCAGAAGATTTAGAGACACTTGGTGAGAAGCTGTATAATCTGATTCTCcccaaacacaaagaaaatgctggAAAACTCACAG GTATGCTGCTGGAACTGCCAGGTCCTGTCCTCAGTCAGATGCTGCAGGACAAGGCCATGCTGACAGCAGCTCTGGAGAAAGCCCTCCGAGCCCTGCAGCTGGCACAGGACCCCAG CAAAGGAACATGTAAGGACGAGGATGACATGTCTGCATCCTCTGACTCTCTGGGGGAGCAGCTGTTTGAGCTGGTGGATGTTTACAACACCGGCTATTCACAGAAAATCACAG GAATGCTTCTGGAGCAGCACAAAGATGCAGTTTCAAACCTTCTTTCAGATCCAAAACTGTTGGAAGAGCAGGTGAACTTCGCCCTGAAGACACTTAAAGA ACAGAACATGGAGGAGACGGACATAAGTGACACTTCGGACGCTGATGACACAGAGAGGCTCGGAGAAAAAATCTTCTCACTGGTGGAAGAGATGGATCCACTTCATGCAAATGATATTACAG GTATGCTACTGGAGATGGAACCAGCTGCTCTCCAACAGCTGATCAGTGACCACACGATGCTGGAAGTCGCTGTTCAGAAAGCACAAGCAGCACTGGACACTCAGAATCAACCTCTCTCTACGTGA